The following proteins are co-located in the Methanobacterium aggregans genome:
- the leuS gene encoding leucine--tRNA ligase, protein MTKIEIEEKWQKKWQESKLFESNPSEKEKIFLTVAYPYPSGAMHVGHGRTYTVPDVYARFKRMQGYNVLFPMAWHVTGAPVIGIAKRIKRQDPWTLDIYKNVHKVPEDELQKFIDPQYIVKYFSSEYHDVMNRMGYSIDWRREFRTIDPHYQKFIEWQFRKLKEKDLVRIGEHPVKYCPECQNPVGDHDLLEGEGVGINELTLIKFQIGDDYLVAATFRPETLFGATNLWLNPESEYVRIKVDDETWIVSRQSYDNIINQKKHLTIIDDVDAPGMIGKYVKNPLTGDEHIILPASFVDPEYATGVVYSVPGHAPADYIALMDLKNDTEQLEKYGITEEVQGMQPVGIIKLKGFGEIPAQEMIQKFGVENQNHPNLKDATNEIYKLEHAKGVMAEKTGEYKGLSVSQARDKIIEILVNDKKGDIMYEFSERPVICRCGTKCVVKILDDQWFLKYSNENWKEATYKCLEGMNIVPEEVRSNFNYYIGWLQDWACSRRLGLGTKLPWNKNWIIEPLSDSTIYMAYYTIAKYMKDIDPEDLNDQFFDEVFLGIKSSENGYGNITENMLEDIRSEFGYWYPLNWRLSAKDLVGNHLSFHMFHHSAIFPEEKWPQGIVVFGMGLLEGHKMSSSKGNIIMLEDAIETYGSDVVRLFLMSSAEPWQDFDWRETEVKGISKRLDWFVEFSDRVEEIYGSKINLNDHESVPEVEKPVNLWLLSQVNMRIRDATTALEGFQTRKALQESLFLFKKDIDHYFHRVQHELGDETAREEISRVLAYVLGVWIRLMVPFVPHACEELWKNHQGEGFASEAEWPEYREEVIDEKVQKAEEIVQSLANDINEIKKIIDVKPTKIHVYVAPDWKWRIFDIAKEVGKPDIGRIMGQASKQNIHDDKKEIAMFAKKIARDMTRIKYAGQIDEYSIIKDATEYLRGEVDAEVIVYDEPTYDPEGKSKNASPYKPAIYIE, encoded by the coding sequence TTGACAAAGATTGAAATTGAAGAGAAATGGCAGAAGAAATGGCAGGAATCAAAATTATTCGAATCCAACCCCAGCGAAAAGGAGAAAATATTCCTAACGGTGGCATATCCATACCCCAGCGGTGCAATGCACGTTGGACATGGAAGAACCTACACAGTACCTGATGTTTACGCCAGATTCAAAAGAATGCAGGGTTACAACGTACTTTTTCCAATGGCATGGCACGTTACAGGTGCACCTGTCATAGGAATTGCAAAGAGGATCAAGAGACAGGATCCATGGACACTTGATATTTACAAAAACGTTCATAAAGTCCCTGAAGATGAACTTCAAAAGTTCATAGACCCTCAGTACATAGTGAAGTACTTCAGCAGTGAGTACCATGATGTTATGAACCGCATGGGCTACTCAATTGACTGGAGGAGGGAGTTCAGGACCATAGATCCTCACTACCAGAAGTTCATTGAATGGCAATTCAGAAAACTCAAGGAAAAAGACCTTGTGAGGATAGGAGAACATCCTGTTAAGTACTGTCCAGAATGTCAGAACCCTGTGGGCGATCACGACCTTCTGGAAGGTGAAGGTGTTGGAATAAACGAATTAACCCTTATAAAATTCCAGATTGGTGATGATTACCTCGTGGCAGCCACTTTCCGTCCTGAAACCCTTTTTGGAGCCACAAACCTATGGCTTAACCCTGAATCAGAGTACGTAAGGATAAAGGTGGATGATGAAACCTGGATCGTGAGCAGACAGTCCTACGACAACATAATCAACCAGAAAAAGCATTTAACAATAATAGATGATGTTGATGCCCCTGGAATGATTGGTAAGTACGTTAAAAACCCATTAACGGGTGATGAACATATAATACTGCCTGCATCCTTTGTTGATCCAGAGTATGCAACAGGTGTTGTTTACTCGGTGCCGGGGCATGCTCCCGCAGATTACATAGCCCTCATGGACCTTAAAAATGACACAGAACAGCTTGAGAAGTACGGTATAACTGAAGAAGTTCAGGGAATGCAGCCTGTTGGTATAATAAAACTCAAGGGCTTTGGGGAGATACCTGCACAGGAAATGATCCAGAAGTTTGGGGTTGAAAACCAGAACCATCCCAACCTCAAAGATGCTACAAACGAGATATACAAACTCGAACATGCAAAGGGAGTAATGGCTGAAAAAACTGGTGAATATAAGGGACTTTCAGTATCTCAAGCAAGGGATAAAATCATAGAAATCCTTGTGAACGATAAAAAAGGAGACATAATGTATGAATTCTCTGAAAGACCTGTTATATGTAGGTGTGGAACTAAATGTGTTGTTAAAATACTTGACGATCAGTGGTTCTTGAAGTACTCCAATGAAAACTGGAAGGAAGCCACCTACAAATGTCTTGAAGGCATGAACATTGTTCCAGAGGAAGTGCGTTCAAACTTCAATTACTACATTGGATGGCTCCAGGACTGGGCATGTTCAAGAAGGTTAGGCCTTGGAACAAAGCTTCCATGGAACAAAAACTGGATAATAGAACCTTTAAGCGATTCAACCATTTACATGGCCTATTACACCATTGCAAAGTACATGAAGGACATTGACCCTGAGGATCTCAACGACCAGTTCTTTGATGAGGTATTCTTAGGCATCAAATCCAGTGAAAATGGATATGGAAATATAACTGAAAATATGCTTGAAGATATAAGAAGTGAGTTTGGTTACTGGTATCCCCTTAACTGGAGGCTTTCAGCTAAGGATCTGGTTGGAAACCACCTTTCCTTCCACATGTTCCACCATTCAGCAATCTTTCCAGAGGAAAAATGGCCCCAGGGAATAGTTGTATTTGGAATGGGACTTCTTGAAGGCCATAAAATGTCATCATCCAAGGGAAACATCATCATGCTGGAAGACGCCATAGAAACCTACGGATCCGATGTTGTAAGGCTCTTTTTAATGTCCTCTGCTGAACCATGGCAGGACTTCGACTGGAGGGAGACAGAGGTTAAAGGAATAAGCAAACGCCTTGACTGGTTCGTGGAATTTTCAGATCGTGTTGAGGAGATATACGGCTCTAAAATAAATCTCAATGATCATGAATCAGTTCCTGAAGTTGAGAAACCTGTAAACCTCTGGCTGCTCAGCCAGGTTAACATGAGAATAAGGGATGCAACTACAGCCCTTGAAGGGTTCCAAACAAGAAAAGCCCTCCAGGAATCACTGTTCCTCTTCAAAAAGGATATAGACCACTACTTCCACAGGGTACAGCATGAACTGGGCGATGAAACTGCAAGGGAGGAGATAAGCAGGGTTCTTGCATATGTGCTTGGAGTGTGGATACGTTTAATGGTTCCATTCGTGCCTCATGCCTGTGAAGAGCTCTGGAAAAATCATCAGGGTGAAGGATTTGCATCAGAAGCAGAATGGCCGGAATACCGCGAGGAAGTCATTGATGAAAAGGTGCAGAAGGCTGAAGAAATCGTTCAAAGCCTTGCAAATGATATCAATGAAATAAAAAAGATAATAGATGTGAAACCAACAAAGATACATGTTTATGTTGCTCCAGACTGGAAGTGGAGGATCTTTGATATTGCCAAGGAAGTTGGAAAACCAGATATTGGCAGGATAATGGGACAGGCATCAAAACAGAACATCCATGATGATAAAAAGGAAATTGCAATGTTTGCAAAGAAAATAGCCCGCGATATGACCCGTATAAAGTACGCTGGTCAGATAGACGAGTACTCCATAATCAAGGACGCAACTGAATACCTCAGAGGGGAAGTCGATGCAGAGGTCATTGTGTATGATGAACCAACGTACGACCCTGAAGGCAAATCAAAGAATGCATCGCCGTATAAACCAGCTATATACATTGAATAA
- a CDS encoding DUF5518 domain-containing protein, with the protein MIQWRPIIIGTAIAVILYFVSYFIAGVNLMFPLLMLGGMLVGYMVGGDTKNGAFNGTIMGVVTGIINLILLVVMIMIQGASTALISALAVTLIIYLVMQIILAAAGGAFGSMVRTESEIDRSSAEESE; encoded by the coding sequence ATGATTCAATGGAGACCTATTATAATCGGAACAGCCATTGCTGTAATACTCTACTTCGTATCATACTTCATAGCTGGCGTGAACTTAATGTTCCCCCTTCTGATGTTGGGAGGAATGCTTGTGGGTTACATGGTCGGTGGAGACACCAAGAATGGGGCGTTCAATGGTACCATCATGGGAGTGGTGACAGGCATCATAAATCTGATCCTACTTGTGGTGATGATCATGATTCAGGGTGCAAGCACAGCCCTTATAAGTGCATTGGCTGTAACACTTATCATATACTTGGTGATGCAGATAATTCTTGCAGCAGCAGGTGGAGCCTTTGGATCAATGGTGAGAACAGAATCAGAAATCGACAGATCTTCTGCAGAGGAATCTGAATAA
- a CDS encoding fumarylacetoacetate hydrolase family protein, translating to MKLLRFRTDGVEKTGLLNEDEITELNCSMVDALNASDINEFKTENSYNLSDVDVLPPVSPSKVVCVGLNYKDHARELDMELPEEPVIFIKPSTAVTGHLDDVRYPPCSTQVDYEAELGIVIKKEAHNVDKGDAPDFIGGYTILNDVTARDKQRKDVQWTRAKGFDTFAPIGPCIETELNPVDQHISLRLNNDLKQDSNTKNMIFNVYELVEFISHVMTLNPGDVIGTGTAPGVGPMQIGDTVEVEVEGIGVLKNFIKSV from the coding sequence AACTCAACTGTTCAATGGTTGATGCCCTTAATGCTTCAGATATCAACGAATTTAAGACAGAAAATTCTTACAATCTCAGTGATGTGGATGTGCTACCCCCAGTATCTCCCTCAAAGGTTGTCTGCGTTGGACTGAACTACAAAGATCATGCAAGGGAACTGGACATGGAACTTCCAGAAGAACCTGTGATATTCATAAAACCCTCAACTGCAGTTACTGGACATCTTGATGATGTCAGATACCCCCCATGTTCAACACAAGTTGATTACGAGGCAGAACTGGGAATAGTGATCAAAAAAGAAGCCCATAATGTTGATAAAGGGGATGCGCCTGATTTTATAGGAGGTTACACAATTTTGAATGATGTAACTGCACGTGACAAACAGCGCAAGGATGTTCAGTGGACCAGGGCCAAAGGCTTCGACACCTTCGCACCAATAGGACCATGTATTGAAACTGAACTCAACCCCGTGGACCAGCACATATCCCTAAGGCTCAACAACGATTTGAAGCAGGATTCAAACACAAAAAACATGATATTCAATGTGTACGAACTGGTTGAGTTCATATCCCATGTTATGACCCTTAATCCCGGTGATGTGATTGGTACGGGAACTGCTCCAGGCGTGGGGCCCATGCAAATAGGAGACACTGTTGAGGTAGAGGTTGAAGGTATTGGTGTGCTGAAAAACTTCATTAAATCCGTTTAA